Proteins found in one Oryza glaberrima chromosome 4, OglaRS2, whole genome shotgun sequence genomic segment:
- the LOC127771473 gene encoding BAG family molecular chaperone regulator 1-like — protein MIKLRYSKRLFRRSSSKGSTDSSSSSSSSSDGDVGGRSGGGGSGEIEWEVRPGGMLVQKRDGRGGVEVITVRVATGFSWHDVSIGATCTFGELKAVVSMVTELEPREQRLLFRGKEREDSDHLHMVGVRDKDKVLLLEDPALKDMKLRAALAARATVQSPYQPFIQV, from the exons ATGATCAAGCTGAGGTACTCCAAGAGGCTGTTCAGGAGGAGCTCCTCCAAGGGCAGCACTgacagcagtagcagcagcagcagcagcagcgacggcgatgtcggtggccggagcggcggcggcggcagcggggagaTAGAGTGGGAGGTGAGGCCGGGAGGGATGCTGGTGCAGAAGAGGGACGGGAGAGGCGGCGTGGAGGTGATCACCGTCAGGGTGGCCACCGGGTTCTCCTGGCACGATGTCTCCATTGGGGCTACCTGCACTTTTG GTGAGCTGAAGGCAGTAGTGTCTATGGTGACAGAGCTGGAGCCCAGGGAGCAGAGGCTGCTGTTCAGGGGCAAGGAGAGGGAGGACAGTGACCACCTCCACATGGTTGGTGTGAGGGACAAGGACAAGGTGCTGCTCCTTGAGGACCCTGCCCTCAAGGACATGAAGCTCCGGGCCGCTCTTGCGGCCCGGGCTACCGTCCAAAGCCCGTATCAGCCTTTTATCCAAGTCTAG
- the LOC127769527 gene encoding mitochondrial inner membrane protease ATP23-like isoform X2 — protein MAGTGGRTGEPEATGVEAASAPERSESSRCMPFEDCVAGIKSSLKNPTVRFLMERMDKAGCPMPPGMITARNCGTADKNGSYGSRIGITVCCEEIRYKDEITQLLIHELIHAYDDCVVKDMDWKNCAHHACSEIRANHLSGDCHYKRELLRGFMKMRGHEQECVKRRALMSLRNNPHCSGTAAKDAVEAVWSICYNDTRPFDRAP, from the exons ATGGCCGGGACGGGCGGAAGAACCGGCGAGCCGGAGGCCACCGGAGTGGAGGCAGCCTCCGCCCCAGAGCGCTCCGAATCCAGCCGATGCATGCCGTTCGAGGACTGCGTCGCCGGCATCAAGTCGTCTCTCAAAA ATCCGACGGTGCGGTTCCTGATGGAGCGGATGGATAAGGCCGGCTGCCCGATGCCGCCGGGGATGATCACGGCGAGGAACTGCGGGACTGCCGATAAGAATGGTTCCTACGGTTCCCGGATAGGG ATAACGGTTTGCTGTGAAGAAATACGATATAAAGATGAGATAACTCAGCTATTAATTCACGAATTAATACATGCCTATGATGATTGTGTTGTCAAGGACATGGATTGGAAGAACTGTGCTCACCATGCTTGCTCCGAG ATTCGAGCTAACCACCTTAGTGGTGACTGCCATTATAAACGTGAATTGTTGCGTGGCTTCATGAAGATGAGGGGGCATGAGCAA GAATGTGTTAAACGGCGGGCTCTGATGTCTCTCAGGAACAACCCACACTGTTCAGGGACAGCTGCAAAAGATGCAGTTGAGGCTGTATGGAGTATATGCTACAATGATACACGCCCATTTGATAGGGCTCCATGA
- the LOC127771085 gene encoding MA3 DOMAIN-CONTAINING TRANSLATION REGULATORY FACTOR 1-like isoform X2 has protein sequence MAAEEGARSPTRMLAEGHLRVATGGGAPADGGIAVRHLPHHHASKRGAGGKNEQYNLEDVDSVPSKMSNKLVNGNNKVPATLDDYKRLLVPVIEEYFSTGDVELAASELRSLGSDQFHSYFIKKLISMAMDRHDKEKEMASILLSALYADLLGSSKMSEGFMMLLESTEDLSVDIPDAIDVLSVFVARAVVDEILPPVFLTRARALLPEFSKGIEVLQVAEKSYLSAPHHAELVERKWGGSTHFTVEEAKRRIQDILKEYIESGDIDEAFRCIRELGLPFFHHEVVKRALTLSMENLSSQPLILKLLKESTAGCLISSNQMSKGFCRLAESIDDLSLDIPSAKILFDKLVLTATSEGWLDASFTTSSAPNEDMRNASGEKIKHFKEESGHIIQEYFLSDDVPELIISLQELSSPEYNPIFLKKLITLAMDRKNREKEMASALLSSLSLELFSTDDIMKGFILLLQSAEDTALDIVDAPSELALFLARAVIDEVLIPLNLDEIGNRLRPNSSGSQTVQMARALLAARHSGERILRCWGGGTGWAVEDAKDKIAKLLEEYNTGGDLGEACQCIRDLGMPFFNHEVVKKALVMAMEKENEARILALLQECFGEGLITINQMTLGFTRVKEGLDDLILDIPNAQEKFGAYVDLATERGWLLPPFA, from the exons atggcggcggaggagggggcgagGTCGCCGACGAGGATGCTGGCGGAGGGGCACCTGCGGGTGGCCACCGGCGGGGGCGCGCCGGCCGACGGCGGGATCGCCGTCCGCCACCTCCCACACCACCACGCATCTAAGAGAG GTGCTGGTGGGAAAAATGAACAATACAACCTTGAGGATGTAGATTCTGTACCATCTAAGATGTCGAACAAACTAGTTAATGGGAACAATAAG GTTCCTGCTACATTAGATGACTATAAAAGGCTTTTAGTTCCTGTAATTGAGGAGTACTTTAGTACAGGAGATGTGGAACTGGCAGCTTCTGAGTTAAGGAGTCTTGGATCTGATCAGTTCCACAGTTACTTTATCAAGAAGCTCATATCCATGGCAATGGATCGTCatgacaaagaaaaagaaatggcgTCAATTCTGTTGTCTGCGTTGTATGCGGATCTACTAGGCTCTTCCAAGATGAGTGAAGGTTTTATGATGCTTCTTGAGTCAACAGAAGATCTATCTGTCGACATACCGGATGCTATTGATGTCTTGTCTGTTTTTGTTGCTCGTGCTGTTGTGGATGAAATACTGCCTCCTGTTTTCCTCACTCGAGCCAGAGCACTGCTTCCTGAATTTTCTAAAGGTATTGAAGTTCTGCAAGTTGCTGAGAAAAGCTACTTGTCAGCCCCCCATCATGCTGAGCTAGTTGAGCGCAAGTGGGGTGGGAGCACTCACTTTACTGTGGAAGAGGCAAAAAGGAGAATCCAGGATATTCTGAAGGAGTATATTGAGAGTGGAGATATTGATGAAGCTTTTAGGTGTATAAGGGAGCTGGGCCTTCCATTTTTCCATCATGAGGTTGTTAAACGCGCTCTCACCTTGAGCATGGAGAATCTGTCATCACAGCCATTAATCCTGAAGCTGTTGAAGGAATCAACTGCAGGTTGCCTGATCAGTTCTAATCAAATGTCTAAGGGTTTTTGTCGGCTAGCAGAGAGTATTGATGATCTGAGCCTTGATATTCCTTCTGCCAAGATTCTCTTTGACAAGCTGGTTCTGACTGCTACATCTGAAGGATGGCTTGATGCTTCATTCACTACATCTTCTGCCCCTAATGAAGATATGCGAAATGCAAGTGGTGAAAAGATCAAGCATTTCAAAGAAGAATCTGGACACATAATTCAAGAGTATTTTCTCTCAGATGATGTCCCAGAACTCATTATAAGCCTTCAAGAGCTTTCTTCCCCAGAGTACAATCCTATCTTCCTCAAGAAGCTTATCACCCTCGCTATGGACAGAAAGAATAGGGAGAAGGAGATGGCTTCTGCCCTGCTTTCTTCACTCAGCTTGGAACTTTTCTCCACTGATGACATCATGAAGGGATTCATATTGCTCCTGCAGTCAGCAGAAGACACTGCCCTCGACATTGTGGATGCTCCCAGTGAACTTGCCCTCTTCCTTGCCAGGGCAGTTATTGATGAAGTTCTGATTCCACTGAATTTGGATGAGATCGGTAACAGGCTTCGCCCTAACAGCAGTGGTAGTCAAACTGTCCAGATGGCTCGTGCCCTTCTTGCTGCTCGCCACTCTGGTGAGAGGATACTGCGTTGCTGGGGTGGCGGCACTGGCTGGGCTGTAGAAGATGCGAAGGACAAGATCGCAAAGCTCCTTGAAGAATACAATACTGGCGGTGACTTGGGGGAGGCTTGCCAATGCATCCGTGACCTTGGAATGCCCTTCTTCAACCATGAAGTGGTGAAGAAAGCGCTTGTTATGGCAATGGAGAAGGAGAATGAAGCAAGGATCTTGGCTCTGCTACAGGAGTGCTTCGGTGAGGGGCTGATAACAATCAACCAGATGACATTAGGCTTCACTCGCGTCAAGGAAGGCCTCGATGATCTGATCCTCGACATCCCAAATGCACAGGAGAAGTTTGGAGCATATGTGGATCTCGCAACTGAACGTGGATGGCTGCTTCCACCCTTCGCCTAG
- the LOC127769527 gene encoding mitochondrial inner membrane protease ATP23-like isoform X1 codes for MAGTGGRTGEPEATGVEAASAPERSESSRCMPFEDCVAGIKSSLKNPTVRFLMERMDKAGCPMPPGMITARNCGTADKNGSYGSRIGITVCCEEIRYKDEITQLLIHELIHAYDDCVVKDMDWKNCAHHACSEVINSYHIRANHLSGDCHYKRELLRGFMKMRGHEQECVKRRALMSLRNNPHCSGTAAKDAVEAVWSICYNDTRPFDRAP; via the exons ATGGCCGGGACGGGCGGAAGAACCGGCGAGCCGGAGGCCACCGGAGTGGAGGCAGCCTCCGCCCCAGAGCGCTCCGAATCCAGCCGATGCATGCCGTTCGAGGACTGCGTCGCCGGCATCAAGTCGTCTCTCAAAA ATCCGACGGTGCGGTTCCTGATGGAGCGGATGGATAAGGCCGGCTGCCCGATGCCGCCGGGGATGATCACGGCGAGGAACTGCGGGACTGCCGATAAGAATGGTTCCTACGGTTCCCGGATAGGG ATAACGGTTTGCTGTGAAGAAATACGATATAAAGATGAGATAACTCAGCTATTAATTCACGAATTAATACATGCCTATGATGATTGTGTTGTCAAGGACATGGATTGGAAGAACTGTGCTCACCATGCTTGCTCCGAGGTAATAAATTCTTACCAT ATTCGAGCTAACCACCTTAGTGGTGACTGCCATTATAAACGTGAATTGTTGCGTGGCTTCATGAAGATGAGGGGGCATGAGCAA GAATGTGTTAAACGGCGGGCTCTGATGTCTCTCAGGAACAACCCACACTGTTCAGGGACAGCTGCAAAAGATGCAGTTGAGGCTGTATGGAGTATATGCTACAATGATACACGCCCATTTGATAGGGCTCCATGA
- the LOC127769386 gene encoding BTB/POZ and TAZ domain-containing protein 1-like — translation MTQWADLDALRPAVAADVQVVTSDGKSIAAHSFVLGTASPVLERMIERARRGWNAECTIRVLGVSSDAVFAFLQLLYASRVTPEDEEVVTSHGPQLLALSHAYRIGWLKRAAEASVTARLTPEHAVDMLKLARLCDAPRLYLRCARLAAKDFSAVERSEGWRFARRHDAALELEILQLLEDADQRRERWARERASREAYRQLGEAMDSLEHIFSDDGCSCADADADADADTDAPPCRGLRLLMRHYATCGARKAAPGGGCTRCKRMVQLFRLHASVCDRAAPHDDGDRPCRVPLCSHFKGKMRAEKADKTWRLLVKKVTRARAMSRLAAGREREVVPEVVAASWARYSSSGGAARLR, via the exons ATGACGCAGTGGGCGGATCTGGACGCGCtccggccggcggtggccgccgacgTGCAGGTCGTCACGTCGGACGGGAAGAGCATCGCCGCCCATTCGTTCGTTCTT GGCACGGCGTCGCCGGTGCTGGAGCGGATGATCGAGCGGGCACGGCGGGGGTGGAACGCCGAGTGCACCATCCGCGTCCTCGGCGTCTCCTCCGACGCCGTCTTCGCCTTCCTCCAGTTGCTCTACGCTTCCAG GGTGACGCCGGAGGACGAGGAGGTGGTGACCTCGCACGGGCCGCAGCTGCTGGCGCTGTCGCACGCGTACAGGATCGGGTGGCTgaagcgcgcggcggaggcgtccGTGACGGCGCGGCTCACGCCGGAGCACGCGGTGGACATGCTGAAGCTCGCCAGGCTCTGCGACGCGCCGCGGCTGTACCTGCGGTGCGCGCGCCTCGCGGCTAAGGACTTCTCCGCCGTCGAGCGGTCCGAGGGCTGGCGCTTCGCGcgccgccacgacgccgcgCTGGAGCTCGAGATCCTCCAGCTCCTCGAGGACGCCGACCAGCGGAGGGAGCGGTGGGCGCGGGAGAGGGCGTCCCGGGAGGCGTACCGCCAGCTCGGCGAGGCCATGGACTCCCTCGAGCACATCTTCTCCGACGACGGCTGCTcctgcgccgacgccgacgccgacgccgacgccgacaccgacgcgccgccgtgccgcggcCTGCGCCTGCTGATGCGGCACTACGCGACGTGCGGCGCCCGCAAGGCCGCGCCGGGCGGCGGGTGCACGCGCTGCAAGCGCATGGTGCAGCTGTTCCGCCTCCACGCCTCCGTCTGCGACCGGGCGGCGccgcacgacgacggcgaccgcccATGCCGCGTGCCGCTGTGCAG TCATTTCAAGGGCAAGATGCGGGCGGAGAAGGCGGACAAGACGTGGCGGCTGCTGGTGAAGAAGGtgacgagggcgagggcgatgtcgcggctggcggcggggcgCGAGCGCGAGGTGGTGCCGGAGGTGGTGGCCGCGTCGTGGGCGAGGTACAGCAGCAGCGGAGGGGCCGCCAGGTTGAGATGA
- the LOC127769711 gene encoding uncharacterized protein LOC127769711 — MAAMVASTATSFSYHKPRFAVECRKKDRDRDRDRERPEREKEHKYPFKVVEITPPPRCLGVRCFPTNIHCGESVTIEGQAYTVSAVTHRYQLRKGRYEPSEKRLDVLSTGRYLLNLYLDGLLDKS, encoded by the exons atggcggccatggTGGCGTCCACGGCGACCTCCTTCTCCTACCACAAG CCGCGATTCGCGGTGGAGTGCAGGAAGAAGGACCGGGACCGGGACAGGGACAGGGAGCGGCCGGAGCGGGAGAAGGAGCACAAGTACCCGTTCAAGGTCGTCGagatcacgccgccgccgcggtgcctCGGCGTCCGCTGCTTCCCCACC AACATCCACTGCGGGGAGAGCGTGACGATCGAAGGGCAGGCGTACACGGTGTCTGCGGTGACGCACCGGTACCAGCTGCGCAAGGGGCGCTACGAGCCCAGCGAGAAGCGCCTCGACGTCCTCTCCACCGGCAGATACCTCCTCAACCTCTACCTCGACGGCCTCCTCGACAAGTCCTGA
- the LOC127771085 gene encoding MA3 DOMAIN-CONTAINING TRANSLATION REGULATORY FACTOR 1-like isoform X1, whose amino-acid sequence MAAEEGARSPTRMLAEGHLRVATGGGAPADGGIAVRHLPHHHASKREGAGGKNEQYNLEDVDSVPSKMSNKLVNGNNKVPATLDDYKRLLVPVIEEYFSTGDVELAASELRSLGSDQFHSYFIKKLISMAMDRHDKEKEMASILLSALYADLLGSSKMSEGFMMLLESTEDLSVDIPDAIDVLSVFVARAVVDEILPPVFLTRARALLPEFSKGIEVLQVAEKSYLSAPHHAELVERKWGGSTHFTVEEAKRRIQDILKEYIESGDIDEAFRCIRELGLPFFHHEVVKRALTLSMENLSSQPLILKLLKESTAGCLISSNQMSKGFCRLAESIDDLSLDIPSAKILFDKLVLTATSEGWLDASFTTSSAPNEDMRNASGEKIKHFKEESGHIIQEYFLSDDVPELIISLQELSSPEYNPIFLKKLITLAMDRKNREKEMASALLSSLSLELFSTDDIMKGFILLLQSAEDTALDIVDAPSELALFLARAVIDEVLIPLNLDEIGNRLRPNSSGSQTVQMARALLAARHSGERILRCWGGGTGWAVEDAKDKIAKLLEEYNTGGDLGEACQCIRDLGMPFFNHEVVKKALVMAMEKENEARILALLQECFGEGLITINQMTLGFTRVKEGLDDLILDIPNAQEKFGAYVDLATERGWLLPPFA is encoded by the exons atggcggcggaggagggggcgagGTCGCCGACGAGGATGCTGGCGGAGGGGCACCTGCGGGTGGCCACCGGCGGGGGCGCGCCGGCCGACGGCGGGATCGCCGTCCGCCACCTCCCACACCACCACGCATCTAAGAGAG AAGGTGCTGGTGGGAAAAATGAACAATACAACCTTGAGGATGTAGATTCTGTACCATCTAAGATGTCGAACAAACTAGTTAATGGGAACAATAAG GTTCCTGCTACATTAGATGACTATAAAAGGCTTTTAGTTCCTGTAATTGAGGAGTACTTTAGTACAGGAGATGTGGAACTGGCAGCTTCTGAGTTAAGGAGTCTTGGATCTGATCAGTTCCACAGTTACTTTATCAAGAAGCTCATATCCATGGCAATGGATCGTCatgacaaagaaaaagaaatggcgTCAATTCTGTTGTCTGCGTTGTATGCGGATCTACTAGGCTCTTCCAAGATGAGTGAAGGTTTTATGATGCTTCTTGAGTCAACAGAAGATCTATCTGTCGACATACCGGATGCTATTGATGTCTTGTCTGTTTTTGTTGCTCGTGCTGTTGTGGATGAAATACTGCCTCCTGTTTTCCTCACTCGAGCCAGAGCACTGCTTCCTGAATTTTCTAAAGGTATTGAAGTTCTGCAAGTTGCTGAGAAAAGCTACTTGTCAGCCCCCCATCATGCTGAGCTAGTTGAGCGCAAGTGGGGTGGGAGCACTCACTTTACTGTGGAAGAGGCAAAAAGGAGAATCCAGGATATTCTGAAGGAGTATATTGAGAGTGGAGATATTGATGAAGCTTTTAGGTGTATAAGGGAGCTGGGCCTTCCATTTTTCCATCATGAGGTTGTTAAACGCGCTCTCACCTTGAGCATGGAGAATCTGTCATCACAGCCATTAATCCTGAAGCTGTTGAAGGAATCAACTGCAGGTTGCCTGATCAGTTCTAATCAAATGTCTAAGGGTTTTTGTCGGCTAGCAGAGAGTATTGATGATCTGAGCCTTGATATTCCTTCTGCCAAGATTCTCTTTGACAAGCTGGTTCTGACTGCTACATCTGAAGGATGGCTTGATGCTTCATTCACTACATCTTCTGCCCCTAATGAAGATATGCGAAATGCAAGTGGTGAAAAGATCAAGCATTTCAAAGAAGAATCTGGACACATAATTCAAGAGTATTTTCTCTCAGATGATGTCCCAGAACTCATTATAAGCCTTCAAGAGCTTTCTTCCCCAGAGTACAATCCTATCTTCCTCAAGAAGCTTATCACCCTCGCTATGGACAGAAAGAATAGGGAGAAGGAGATGGCTTCTGCCCTGCTTTCTTCACTCAGCTTGGAACTTTTCTCCACTGATGACATCATGAAGGGATTCATATTGCTCCTGCAGTCAGCAGAAGACACTGCCCTCGACATTGTGGATGCTCCCAGTGAACTTGCCCTCTTCCTTGCCAGGGCAGTTATTGATGAAGTTCTGATTCCACTGAATTTGGATGAGATCGGTAACAGGCTTCGCCCTAACAGCAGTGGTAGTCAAACTGTCCAGATGGCTCGTGCCCTTCTTGCTGCTCGCCACTCTGGTGAGAGGATACTGCGTTGCTGGGGTGGCGGCACTGGCTGGGCTGTAGAAGATGCGAAGGACAAGATCGCAAAGCTCCTTGAAGAATACAATACTGGCGGTGACTTGGGGGAGGCTTGCCAATGCATCCGTGACCTTGGAATGCCCTTCTTCAACCATGAAGTGGTGAAGAAAGCGCTTGTTATGGCAATGGAGAAGGAGAATGAAGCAAGGATCTTGGCTCTGCTACAGGAGTGCTTCGGTGAGGGGCTGATAACAATCAACCAGATGACATTAGGCTTCACTCGCGTCAAGGAAGGCCTCGATGATCTGATCCTCGACATCCCAAATGCACAGGAGAAGTTTGGAGCATATGTGGATCTCGCAACTGAACGTGGATGGCTGCTTCCACCCTTCGCCTAG